The following proteins come from a genomic window of Corallococcus sp. NCRR:
- the purD gene encoding phosphoribosylamine--glycine ligase: MKVLLLGSGGREHALAWKLAQSPRLSRLLVGPGNPGTARWGTNVPLQADSPEAVVSLARRERVDLVVVGPEAPLVAGVADALAQVDIPCFGPVAAAARIEGSKAFAKEVMDEAGVPTAAFRVFTDAAEAEAYAVAQGRIVVKADGLAAGKGVIVAPDANAARDAVRAVARMGQAGQRMVLEELLEGEEVSLMALCDGERYVLLPLSQDHKRVGEGDTGPNTGGMGAYCPAPFLTPEQLAKVGEQVIAPTLAVLKKRGTPLRGVLYAGLMLTASGPKVLEFNARFGDPETQVLMMQVDEDLLPLMEACAKGTLEPRPLKQFPGASVGVVLAAEGYPEAPKKGARIEGLDAVASNAPVFLAGVEKQGGALVTAGGRVLTVCARGDSLATARERALESADAVRFEGKHFRRDIGARGLRARP; this comes from the coding sequence GTGAAGGTCTTGTTGCTGGGGTCGGGCGGCCGCGAGCACGCGCTCGCATGGAAGCTGGCCCAGAGTCCTCGTCTGTCGCGGCTCCTCGTGGGCCCGGGCAACCCGGGCACGGCGCGGTGGGGCACCAACGTGCCGCTCCAGGCGGACTCGCCGGAGGCGGTGGTGTCGCTGGCGCGCCGCGAGCGCGTGGACCTGGTGGTGGTGGGCCCGGAGGCGCCGCTCGTCGCGGGCGTCGCGGACGCGCTGGCGCAGGTGGACATCCCGTGCTTCGGCCCCGTCGCGGCGGCGGCGCGCATCGAGGGCTCCAAGGCCTTCGCCAAGGAAGTGATGGACGAGGCGGGCGTGCCCACCGCGGCCTTCCGCGTCTTCACGGACGCGGCGGAGGCGGAGGCGTACGCCGTGGCGCAGGGCCGCATCGTGGTGAAGGCGGACGGCCTGGCCGCGGGCAAGGGCGTCATCGTCGCGCCGGACGCGAACGCCGCGCGCGACGCGGTGCGCGCCGTGGCCCGGATGGGGCAGGCGGGCCAGCGGATGGTGCTGGAGGAGCTGCTGGAGGGCGAGGAGGTCTCGCTCATGGCCCTGTGCGACGGCGAGCGCTACGTGCTGCTGCCGCTGTCGCAGGACCACAAGCGCGTGGGCGAGGGCGACACGGGCCCCAACACCGGCGGCATGGGCGCGTACTGCCCGGCGCCGTTCCTCACGCCGGAGCAGCTGGCGAAGGTGGGCGAGCAGGTCATCGCGCCCACGCTGGCGGTGCTCAAGAAGCGCGGCACGCCGCTGCGCGGGGTGCTGTACGCGGGGCTGATGCTCACGGCGTCCGGCCCGAAGGTGCTGGAGTTCAACGCGCGCTTCGGCGACCCGGAGACGCAGGTCCTGATGATGCAGGTGGACGAGGACCTGCTGCCGCTGATGGAGGCGTGCGCGAAGGGGACGCTGGAGCCCCGGCCGCTGAAGCAGTTCCCGGGCGCGTCGGTGGGCGTGGTGCTGGCGGCGGAGGGCTACCCGGAGGCGCCGAAGAAGGGCGCCCGCATTGAAGGGCTGGACGCGGTGGCGTCGAACGCGCCCGTGTTCCTGGCGGGCGTGGAGAAGCAGGGTGGCGCGCTGGTGACGGCGGGCGGCCGGGTGCTGACGGTGTGCGCCCGGGGCGACAGCCTGGCGACGGCGCGCGAGCGGGCCCTGGAGTCCGCG